The window taaaatagaTTCTTTGTTTGTGATGGATGAGGTTCAAGTTCAAGTGATGCAGAAATGTCTATTTacaagaagagagaagaaatgaCTTTATATCTGACATTTTAGTTAAACAGTAGTAAAGTTGTAGTTAAACATACAACTTGACTTCTTAAATTGTAAACtattcacaaaaaaagatgcatttatTGTAACCGCCCCGGATGAGAAAGTTACACTTACTGGGTAGTCCCTCTGTAGAGATGGAAGGACTGGTTCATTACGAGCTGTGAAGGCAACAAGACGCACAAGATAAGATTCAAAAATGAGTCAAACGCACAAATGAGACTGAAGAAAGATTTTGTCTGTACGTGTGATGGTCTACTGACTCTGGAGGTAGTGCAGCACCATCAGCACCAGTGTGTAGCTGCTCAACGTTCCTTTGCTGGCATCATTGATTTGATTGTGACGTGCCCATTTCTTGACAACAAGGATGATGGGTTTTATCCTGAGATCAGCTGAGAGAGAGCATGCAAACACAGCAGGTCATAACAGGAAACTTTTTTTGACTTAGGAACACCTGACTTAGGAACAGACAGcagatttatttaaataaaaatcaattaaatcaattacCATAGGCATAACTCCTCAGAAGGAATGTGTTTCTGATGCCCACCGTGTTGTTGACATTCAGATCAAACTCCAGATCACTAAAGAAGGGATGAGTGGTACCAGAATCACATTATCACTTAAATCTGACTCCAATGATGTTGTAAAAACAAGCTTCaacagttttcagtttcaattttGCTCCTACCTGCCTTTCTCTCTGAACCTGAGGATTGGCACTTTGGCTCTGATCAGCTGAGTCCTTTCTACATATgctatgaaacaaaacaaacattgtgaGGTTTACGGTAGTTTTAGTTTCCTTTCTTTTGAACCTGAAACTCTTTTTCCACTGGGTAAATAGCTCCATCTAGTGAAATCTACGGAGAACATAAATTCTAGGGAAGAAAAGTTACTGCAAGAGCCCACAACTGATCCCAGTgcttttagtttagtttaataaGCAAAGCTTAGTGTGGTGGAAATTTACtgaaagtgaactgaaacactGAATCGTTGTGAGGTCAACTGTTCAATTCTAAGAGGCAGTTATAACCTTTGTCATACTGAAAGAGACACCTGATGAACCAGTCGAGAAGATTAGAAGACTATGACTATGATGCAGACTGGCTCCAGACAGAGATAACTATGGGAGTGTATGTGACTGTTTAAGACAAATGTTTTGACAAAGAGCTTTAAGCATCATGGATActgaactctgtgtgtgtacaactTGCTTTGTGAGCCCAGAATTTAAGTACTTTCACCCAAGACAACAGAGACTAACCAGAGAGTATTATTTCATTCATCACtaagtaaacagtcagtaattAGTTATTAGTGAGTAAGTACCATGTTCAAAGATAATTTTATGTTAATAGTAGACCATAAATTATtcttaatgataataataatttcaaattTGCAAAAGCAGAGTTCTTCATTACTCACGCAGCGATTTGAACAATCTTTGGAGCACAGAGAGTACATGAATAGGATCATGTCTTttctgaaacagaaaacagaaaaacatgcagGTGGTAAAGAGGAAGTGAGTATCTGTGAATGtgcattttacacacacacagctatggACGACAGGCAAAGGGCAAAGTCAAAGATACTCACATTTCCCTTGAGGACCAGACACAGATCAGCATCACTGCTCCGGCAGCCTAAACCGCTCATAGAGGATCCAGTCAAGTAAAGTCGTGCCACTGTGTGAGAAACACAGCTGGTGAATAAGGATCACGACAAAAAGTCAGAGCAGAACATGACTGTACATTTCATACACACCTGCGTAGACACCCTGTATGTCTTGCTGCAGCCGAGTTCGGCACGTCTCCTTCCGAACCAAATCGGGAGTTTGCTGCTGGCACGCCTCGTACAGCTCCACCATCTGACCACTCAGCTGAGGGCACAAACACATGTGACACTGATTAAACCAagcatacatgcacacaaacagtcagactTATATCAGCTACACGCTAAGGCCATCTCACTATACCTTGTCTTTAGCATAGACCTGCAGGCTGTTGGAGCCTTCTGGGATCGCAGACACCTGAGGGTGCAGATGGGAGTGTGGGCTGTGATAAGAGCGATCATTTCCAGTGAAGGATGATCTCGAGGACCCTGCGATCTCTTGGTCGTGGagatggaggggaggagggatcTGAACTGGAGGGGAGCTTATCAGTGGGCGGGAAGAGGAGTCAAGGCGCTGACGCTTCACAACATGGTGGCTGTATTCATCATTACTCCTCCTGGAAAAACATCATGATAAAGGAAACACATGCAGGAGATGTTTAAAAATCCCCTCccagaaatgttttaagatgtttataaAATGCTCTGATTACTGAACCAGGATTTgattccaaactatttgtgatgtcacaaatcatgctagTAGGCTCActccttaaaatcagatttttcaatgagcacagagaaactttccactttctgcagatgaatgtgaaaacatccttctagtgtcaaactctacacatacagtacatcgtTCTGTACATTGAGGCTCAAACAATCAACTGAAGgagcaagaggaaaaacacattattgagCGGAGGGAAACTTTAAGACATAGAGGAATGGGACAGTTGATTCAGAAGTGAGTAAATGGGGTAAAATACATACTTGCGTCCATTGATCATTGTTGGTGCGTGAGGAGGAGGGACCCGGGAGGTGGATGGTGTGGGCTTCCACTCATATGGAGGCAACCTCTCCGGTCCAGGAACATGGAAACTACCAAACACATATGCAAACATTACTGTACAGGACAAAGGCAGAGGAGTGACTTTTGCGAAACTGTTGCTATTTAACTGATGCTGCTGATGTCTCCCAACACCGGTAGCTCCTTCGTCAGGCTCACCTGTTGACACCAGCAGCTCTTTGATGGTTGTAATCGTAATATCGGGGCACAGCGGGCGGCGGGTACGGACCATGACTGTAGACTGACCTGCCCCTCGGTGCAGCGCTGCGGGGGAACATGCTGCGGTTCTTCACGGAGCTTCAGCATCAACTCCGCTGAtgacaatgacagaaaaaacagaagaagtgaCAAAAACAGTCGTCTGAGTGAACAATGTACGACGAGCTGTCGCACTCGCCACTACTGATATCACGACTGAACAGTTACTAAGGAAACTGAAACTTATGGGGCAGAGCAGCCAGCTAGCCAGGTTAGCTCTCGTTCAGCAGCTCACTAGGAAGCTAATTCAAACATCGGTAACGATGCTGTTACGTAATTAAATCTGTTGCTCTGAACAGTCGTGTGAAGAGTATATCTATATAATTGTGTCACTGAACGTTAAACATGTTTACTCAGAGACTGGAGTCATCTGTAACACTTACCAAACTGCATGTGTgtcacatgtaaacaaaacttAAAATGCTAATTTCCTGTTCCCTGCGTACATACTTCCGCATTGATTTATGACGTAATAGAATTcaatttaaaggggacatagcCCTGCGCTCGTTAAAGAGACAATCCACCCGAAAACAGAGGGTTACACTGTGCAGTGAAATCTggtaaaacacagcaaaacaataaGACTTGACTCGATGacgccactagatggcagttATAGAGACTGATCCACACACTTACACCAAATTAGCGACTGTCTCTGCAGGCTCTTAATAATGTTTCAGATAAGGAACAGTTTCTTCCTCCTTGCCATCACACTCATAAACAGTTAACTCAGGCACTGTGCAATAACCCTGTCACTATAATACCCACTGCAACTACAAATTATTGGATATTGGAAATACTTTTTAATGGAAGATTGGGCAATTTCATTGAGAAGCATAATTTCTTGATGGACAGTCAGTATGGATTCAGAACAAACAGATCTACATTAATGGCGTTAATAGAAGAAATAACCAGTTGTATAGATAATAAGAAGTATGCAGTGGGAGTATTTAGAGTTTAGAAAAGCATTTAATACCAACGGTCATGATGTATTATTTGATAAAATGGAAAGGTATGGTATCAGAGGGGTTGTGCTGAATCAGTTGAAAAGCTATATAGGAAAAATATAACAATTGGTACAGATAGGTGACTACAAATCAACATGTTGGATATTACTTGTGGAGTCCCACAGGGGTCAGTATT of the Thunnus maccoyii chromosome 9, fThuMac1.1, whole genome shotgun sequence genome contains:
- the tent2 gene encoding poly(A) RNA polymerase GLD2, with translation MFPRSAAPRGRSVYSHGPYPPPAVPRYYDYNHQRAAGVNSFHVPGPERLPPYEWKPTPSTSRVPPPHAPTMINGRKRSNDEYSHHVVKRQRLDSSSRPLISSPPVQIPPPLHLHDQEIAGSSRSSFTGNDRSYHSPHSHLHPQVSAIPEGSNSLQVYAKDKLSGQMVELYEACQQQTPDLVRKETCRTRLQQDIQGVYAVARLYLTGSSMSGLGCRSSDADLCLVLKGNKRHDPIHVLSVLQRLFKSLPYVERTQLIRAKVPILRFREKGSDLEFDLNVNNTVGIRNTFLLRSYAYADLRIKPIILVVKKWARHNQINDASKGTLSSYTLVLMVLHYLQTRNEPVLPSLQRDYPECFNPLLDINAVPEGPKHIPPYISRNQSSLGELLLGFLKYYATDFRWDKQVISVREARTLPKNNSKEWRNKYICVEEPFERNNVARAVHEKVKFDAIKAQFVESWRILQKRKDLNSILPVRAIINKESSRR